A genome region from Tolypothrix sp. PCC 7712 includes the following:
- the groL gene encoding chaperonin GroEL (60 kDa chaperone family; promotes refolding of misfolded polypeptides especially under stressful conditions; forms two stacked rings of heptamers to form a barrel-shaped 14mer; ends can be capped by GroES; misfolded proteins enter the barrel where they are refolded when GroES binds) — MAKRIIYNENARRALEKGIDILAEAVAVTLGPKGRNVVLEKKFGAPQIVNDGVTIAKEIELEDHVENTGVSLIRQAASKTNDAAGDGTTTATVLAHAIVKEGLRNVAAGANAIEIKRGIDKATGFLVDKIKEHARPVEDSKAIAQVAAISAGNDEVVGALIAEALDKVGREGVISLEEGKSVTTELEVTEGLNFDKGYISPYFATDAERLEAVFDEPFLLLTDKKIALVQDLVPVLEQVARAGRPLVIIAEDIEKEALATLVVNRLRGVLNVAAVKAPGFGDRRKAILEDIAILTGGQLITEDAGLRLDATKIDQLGKARRITITKDSTTLVAEGNEQAVKARVEQIRRQIEETESSYDKEKLQERLAKLAGGVAVVKVGAATETELKDRKLRLEDAINATKAAVEEGIVPGGGTTLAHLAPGLEEWAKSNLVNEELTGALIVSRALSAPLKRIAENAGQNGAVIAERVKEKEFNVGYDATTGDFVDLFEAGIVDPAKVTRSAVQNAASIAGMVLTTEAIVVDKPEPKDAAPAAPGGGGLGGDFDY, encoded by the coding sequence ATGGCTAAACGCATCATTTACAACGAAAATGCTCGTCGTGCCTTGGAAAAAGGAATTGATATTCTCGCTGAAGCAGTAGCAGTTACTCTTGGCCCCAAAGGTCGTAACGTTGTTTTAGAAAAGAAATTTGGCGCGCCGCAAATCGTGAATGATGGCGTTACCATCGCTAAAGAAATTGAATTAGAAGATCACGTGGAAAACACAGGTGTATCTCTAATTCGCCAAGCTGCTTCTAAAACTAACGATGCTGCTGGAGATGGTACTACAACTGCAACTGTATTGGCTCACGCCATTGTCAAAGAAGGTTTGCGGAACGTAGCTGCTGGTGCGAATGCCATCGAAATCAAACGCGGTATCGACAAAGCCACAGGTTTTCTCGTGGACAAGATTAAAGAACACGCGCGTCCTGTGGAAGATTCTAAAGCGATCGCACAAGTTGCGGCAATCTCTGCCGGTAACGATGAAGTTGTAGGTGCTTTAATTGCAGAAGCCTTAGATAAAGTTGGTCGTGAAGGCGTAATTTCCTTAGAAGAAGGTAAGTCAGTCACTACCGAACTAGAAGTTACAGAAGGCTTGAACTTCGACAAGGGTTATATTTCTCCCTATTTTGCCACCGATGCCGAGCGCTTAGAAGCTGTATTCGATGAGCCTTTCTTGCTGTTAACCGATAAGAAAATCGCATTGGTACAAGACCTCGTACCCGTACTTGAGCAAGTAGCCCGTGCTGGTCGTCCTTTGGTAATTATTGCCGAAGATATTGAAAAAGAAGCTTTAGCAACCTTAGTTGTTAACCGTTTGCGTGGCGTGTTAAATGTAGCGGCTGTCAAAGCACCTGGATTTGGCGATCGCCGCAAAGCCATCTTAGAAGACATTGCTATCCTCACAGGCGGACAGTTAATTACCGAAGATGCTGGTCTAAGACTAGATGCTACTAAAATTGACCAACTCGGTAAAGCCCGCCGCATCACCATCACCAAAGATAGCACCACCCTCGTAGCTGAAGGTAACGAGCAAGCTGTAAAAGCACGGGTAGAACAAATCCGCCGCCAAATTGAAGAAACAGAATCTTCCTACGATAAAGAAAAACTGCAAGAACGTTTAGCAAAACTGGCAGGTGGGGTTGCAGTCGTTAAGGTAGGTGCTGCGACAGAAACAGAACTCAAAGACCGTAAACTACGCCTGGAAGATGCGATCAACGCCACTAAAGCTGCTGTGGAAGAGGGTATCGTTCCTGGTGGTGGTACGACATTGGCACATCTAGCACCTGGCTTAGAAGAATGGGCAAAGTCTAACCTAGTGAATGAAGAATTAACAGGCGCATTGATTGTATCTCGCGCACTGTCTGCACCTTTAAAGAGGATTGCTGAAAATGCCGGTCAAAACGGTGCAGTAATTGCAGAACGAGTCAAAGAGAAAGAATTCAACGTTGGTTATGATGCAACCACCGGTGACTTTGTAGATTTGTTTGAAGCTGGGATTGTTGATCCCGCCAAAGTAACCCGTTCCGCCGTACAGAATGCTGCGTCAATTGCAGGTATGGTATTAACCACCGAAGCCATTGTCGTTGACAAGCCAGAACCCAAGGATGCTGCACCTGCTGCACCCGGTGGCGGTGGCTTAGGTGGCGATTTCGATTACTAA
- a CDS encoding IS701 family transposase, with the protein MVQPRPAAPTVKFVDEYCQWYKSLFPDVRSFEAFKYLHVGCISDLKRKTLPEIAKIVGLDNQQGLHHFLTTSPWDIEKLRTLRLELILQVLKGRPIILIIDETGDKKKGSKTDYVKRQYIGNLGKTDNGIVAVTVYGVFCGMTFPLLFEVYKPRERLQAGDKYRTKPEIAAILIKKLQSMGFKFNLVLADSLYGESGKNFISVLDELNLNYIVAIRSNHYVEILPRQHIQYLKWQKFQRVFSDLSRENRFIREIIPGKRGELRYWQITTDPENLPDNTTWYVMSKYPDITPREVGNFYGLRTWVEYGLKQSKNELGWSDFRLTHYPDIERWWEIICSAYLMVSLHSEQLFQSPSQRESKFVSHPWWDNGNGWKNILNNLRLIIQPFTLFNLIYPWLTVFPIPQLALGFFKLQSIIYSLTSSIFISLIHPDFYFSSA; encoded by the coding sequence ATGGTACAGCCCCGTCCAGCCGCACCAACAGTCAAATTTGTGGACGAATATTGCCAGTGGTATAAAAGTCTGTTTCCAGATGTTAGGAGTTTCGAGGCTTTTAAATATCTCCATGTAGGCTGCATTTCTGATCTAAAACGTAAAACATTGCCAGAAATAGCAAAAATCGTAGGATTAGATAACCAGCAAGGGTTGCATCATTTTCTAACTACATCACCTTGGGATATAGAAAAGTTAAGAACCTTAAGGTTAGAGTTAATTTTACAAGTGCTAAAAGGTAGACCAATCATTTTAATTATTGATGAGACAGGGGATAAAAAGAAAGGGAGCAAGACAGATTATGTGAAACGGCAGTATATAGGAAATTTGGGAAAAACAGATAATGGAATTGTGGCAGTGACAGTATATGGTGTTTTCTGTGGGATGACATTTCCATTACTGTTTGAAGTGTATAAACCCAGGGAAAGATTACAGGCAGGAGATAAGTACCGCACTAAACCAGAAATAGCAGCAATACTGATAAAAAAGCTACAATCAATGGGTTTTAAATTCAACTTAGTACTTGCAGATAGCTTATATGGAGAGAGTGGTAAGAATTTCATATCTGTATTAGATGAACTAAACTTGAACTATATAGTAGCGATTCGGTCAAATCATTATGTAGAAATACTTCCACGACAACATATTCAATATTTAAAGTGGCAGAAGTTTCAAAGGGTATTCTCTGACTTGAGTCGGGAAAATCGATTTATTAGAGAAATTATTCCGGGAAAACGTGGAGAACTTAGATATTGGCAAATTACTACAGATCCAGAAAATTTGCCTGATAACACTACTTGGTATGTGATGAGTAAATATCCAGACATTACGCCAAGAGAAGTTGGAAATTTTTACGGTTTAAGAACTTGGGTCGAGTACGGGTTAAAACAAAGTAAGAATGAATTAGGTTGGTCAGATTTTCGCCTGACTCACTACCCAGATATTGAGCGATGGTGGGAAATTATTTGCAGTGCTTATTTAATGGTTAGTCTGCATTCGGAGCAACTGTTTCAGTCTCCATCACAACGAGAGTCAAAATTTGTTTCACATCCTTGGTGGGATAATGGAAATGGCTGGAAGAACATTCTTAACAATCTTCGTTTGATTATTCAACCTTTTACTTTATTTAATCTGATATATCCCTGGTTAACGGTTTTTCCTATTCCTCAATTAGCTTTGGGTTTTTTTAAACTTCAATCTATTATTTATAGCCTCACCAGTTCAATTTTTATATCCCTGATTCACCCTGATTTCTACTTTTCCTCTGCCTAG
- a CDS encoding LLM class flavin-dependent oxidoreductase has translation MILSHYPGSIVGSDRFLAPTDFPDSPLSQALQQPILLGLFLPIQAGGWSASTLPRTTDWSFEYNKDLVLKTEALGFDLIFALSQWLPKGGYGGVFNGQALDSFVTTAALTSVTQKIMLISTIHILYGPIHPLHLAKYGATLDHISGGRWGINVVTGHRAVEHEMFGWNRIEHDHRYELAAEFIEVLQRLWGDNENFSFEGKSSWKLNGAYPSFVTLGRGKVEIRVNQGYKN, from the coding sequence ATGATTCTTAGCCATTATCCTGGTTCGATTGTCGGAAGCGATCGCTTTTTGGCTCCGACAGATTTCCCCGACAGTCCGCTCTCCCAAGCGTTGCAACAGCCTATATTATTAGGGTTATTTCTCCCCATCCAAGCAGGCGGTTGGAGTGCTTCTACATTACCACGCACTACCGACTGGAGCTTTGAATACAACAAGGATCTGGTGCTAAAAACCGAGGCGCTGGGCTTTGATTTAATATTTGCGCTGTCACAATGGTTACCTAAAGGTGGCTATGGTGGCGTGTTTAATGGTCAAGCGCTGGATTCTTTTGTGACTACAGCTGCACTCACCAGCGTGACACAAAAGATTATGCTCATCTCCACCATTCATATATTGTACGGGCCGATTCATCCTTTGCACTTAGCTAAATATGGCGCAACATTAGACCATATATCAGGGGGGCGCTGGGGTATTAACGTGGTGACTGGACACCGCGCTGTTGAACATGAAATGTTTGGTTGGAATCGGATTGAGCATGATCATCGTTATGAACTTGCAGCTGAGTTTATCGAAGTGCTGCAACGTTTATGGGGTGATAACGAGAACTTCTCATTTGAGGGTAAGTCTTCGTGGAAACTCAATGGCGCTTATCCCTCTTTTGTCACTCTAGGCAGAGGAAAAGTAGAAATCAGGGTGAATCAGGGATATAAAAATTGA
- a CDS encoding GlcG/HbpS family heme-binding protein codes for MVQTSTSTRTVELITADTALAAVKAGLKESQNLGANVSIAVYNSLLTLVAFAHGDGAPPHSVETSKRKAQTAASIRRPTGNFADHLAVALPLASGNLLTNLGGGLPIRFGGVHVGAIGVGGGTVEQDIAIAKAALSAIGAEPID; via the coding sequence ATGGTACAAACATCTACATCTACGAGAACTGTTGAATTAATTACAGCTGATACCGCATTAGCCGCAGTCAAAGCAGGTTTAAAAGAAAGCCAAAATCTAGGCGCTAATGTATCGATAGCTGTTTACAACTCACTTTTAACTTTGGTAGCCTTTGCACATGGTGATGGCGCACCGCCTCACAGCGTAGAGACTAGCAAACGCAAAGCCCAAACAGCAGCTTCGATTCGTCGCCCTACAGGAAACTTTGCCGATCATCTGGCTGTGGCGTTACCTCTAGCTTCTGGTAACTTGCTAACAAATCTCGGTGGAGGTTTACCTATTCGCTTTGGTGGTGTTCATGTAGGAGCCATTGGGGTTGGCGGTGGTACTGTTGAGCAGGATATTGCGATCGCTAAAGCCGCGTTAAGTGCGATCGGTGCAGAACCAATAGATTAG